A single window of Myxocyprinus asiaticus isolate MX2 ecotype Aquarium Trade chromosome 34, UBuf_Myxa_2, whole genome shotgun sequence DNA harbors:
- the LOC127425469 gene encoding spliceosome RNA helicase DDX39B-like: MTENDVENELLDYEEDEVDAGGTGDAELGHHEGAISIWKEGVKGSYVSIHSSGFRDFLLKPELLRAIVDCGFEHPSEVQHECIPQAILGMDVLCQAKSGMGKTAVFVLATLQQLEPVTGQVSVLVMCHTRELAFQISKEYERFSKYMPSVKVAVFFGGLSIKKNEEVLKRESPHVVVGTPGRILALSRNKSLNLRHIKHFILDECDKMMEQLDMRRDVQEIFRMTPHEKQVMMFSATLSKEIRPVCRKFMQDPMEIFVDDETKLTLHGLQQYYVKLKDNEKNRKLFDLLDVLEFNQVVIFVKSVQRCIALTQLLVEQNFPAIAIHGAMPQDERLARYQQFKDFQRRILVATNLFGRGMDIERVNIAFNYDMPEDSDTYLHRVARAGRFGTKGLAITFVSDESEARTLNDVQDRFEVNISELPEEIDISSYIEQTR; this comes from the exons ATGACTGAGAACGACGTTGAGAACGAACTTTTAGACTACGAGGAGGATGAGGTGGATGCAGGAGGCACTGGGGATGCAGAACTCGGGCACCATGAAGGTGCCATATCCATCTGGAAGGAAGGAGTCAAAGGGTCATATGTGTCCATTCATTCCTCAGGATTCAGGGATTTTCTACTAAAACCCGAACTCCTTAGAGCCATAGTGGACTGTGGCTTTGAGCATCCATCTGAGG TCCAGCATGAATGCATTCCTCAGGCGATCTTGGGGATGGATgtcttatgtcaagccaagtctgGAATGGGGAAGACAGCTGTCTTTGTGTTGGCCACCCTTCAACAGCTGGAGCCAGTGACTGGTCAG GTATCGGTGTTGGTGATGTGTCATACCCGAGAGCTGGCATTCCAGATCAGCAAAGAGTATGAGCGCTTCTCCAAATACATGCCTAGTGTCAAG GTGGCAGTGTTCTTTGGGGGTTTGTCTATAAAGAAGAATGAGGAGGTGTTGAAGAGAGAGAGCCCTCATGTGGTGGTGGGAACTCCTGGACGGATTCTAGCTCTGTCTCGCAACAAGAGTCTCAACCTGCGCCACATCAAACACTTCATCCTGGACGAATGCGACAAGATGATGGAGCAACTTG ACATGCGTCGTGATGTCCAGGAAATCTTCCGTATGACTCCTCACGAGAAGCAGGTCATGATGTTCAGTGCCACGCTGAGTAAAGAGATCCGTCCAGTCTGCAGAAAGTTCATGCAAGAT CCGATGGAAATTTTTGTGGACGATGAGACCAAGCTGACGCTTCACGGCCTCCAGCAGTACTACGTCAAGCTGAAGGACAATGAGAAGAACAGGAAGCTCTTTGATCTCCTGGATGTGTTGGAGTTCAACCAG GTGGTGATCTTTGTGAAGTCGGTGCAGCGTTGTATTGCACTGACTCAGTTACTGGTGGAGCAAAACTTCCCTGCCATTGCCATTCACGGGGCAATGCCTCAAGACGAAAG ATTAGCCCGATATCAGCAATTCAAGGATTTCCAAAGAAGGATCTTGGTTGCCACAAACCTATTTGGCCGAGGTATGGACATCGAAAGAGTCAACATTGCCTTCAACTATGACATGCCTGAAGATTCGGACACTTACCTTCACAGG GTTGCGAGGGCAGGCAGGTTTGGAACGAAAGGTCTAGCCATCACTTTTGTGTCAGATGAAAGTGAGGCCCGCACTTTGAATGATGTTCAGGACAGGTTTGAGGTGAACATCAGTGAGCTTCCAGAGGAGATTGACATCTCATCATATA TTGAACAAACACGATAG